A part of Tigriopus californicus strain San Diego chromosome 10, Tcal_SD_v2.1, whole genome shotgun sequence genomic DNA contains:
- the LOC131889335 gene encoding LOW QUALITY PROTEIN: selenoprotein F-like (The sequence of the model RefSeq protein was modified relative to this genomic sequence to represent the inferred CDS: substituted 1 base at 1 genomic stop codon) — protein sequence MNPIGRYVMLAFLGSYGGVGVQSDSETDVDTPTQCASWGFDPSELLCSTCDDMSRFQLGSHLIQECQQCCHSDGRKLESVKYPKAILEVCGXRLGAYPQVQAFIKSERTSRYPGLTIKYVRGADPTIKLLDEEEDVVETLAIDKWNTDSVEEFLDLYLDTAALTLEDDKATP from the exons ATGAACCCCATCGGGCGGTATGTCATGCTG GCCTTCTTGGGAAGTTATGGCGGAGTTGGAGTGCAGAGCGACTCCGAGACTGACGTGGACACGCCCACCCAATGCGCCAGTTGGGGATTCGACCCGAGCGAACTACTCTGTTCCACGTGTGATGACATGTCACGCTTTCAATTGGGCTCCCACCTGATCCAGGAATGCCAACAGTGCTGCCACAGCGACGGACGCAAGCTCGAGTCCGTCAAGTACCCCAAGGCCATTCTTGAGGTTTGTGGATGACGACTGG GGGCGTATCCGCAAGTGCAAGCATTCATCAAGAGTGAGCGCACGAGCAG ATACCCTGGTCTGACCATCAAGTATGTCCGTGGAGCGGATCCTACCATCAAGCTcttggatgaagaagaggatgtAGTTGAG ACTTTGGCCATTGATAAATGGAACACGGATTCCGTGGAAGAATTCCTTGACCTCTACCTAGACACCGCTGCCCTCACCTTGGAAGATGATAAGGCCACGCCTTAG
- the LOC131889334 gene encoding nucleoporin Nup37-like, with the protein MTRRASGLGAPPLGVHATTLTVPLAERVFSLAFNDLGASEVDMGLLALGLRTRVVILHVRESEPKAEGPTAPTLTWHLVREINHDGRIQSLAWSPMSSMLDNRLMLATGHKEVRILSLAEGDEEVRSLMGHADYVNTIAFQPESGEQIASGSDDGTLIMWNTLTGQRNHLFTMASPVMAVVWNKAEMSKIMAAQKNGQIHIFNAVTYHPIMSFDAGLGPLSAADWSIRNPMLVSAAIRSVIYVWNLSQTSQPIFKKSLLEEGVRHLKFSSRQDHLLASSGQPNYTVSVTNIRSSTAVFSSEGEPVGGLAWHPFLDVLAVGNDEKLTLRRISSR; encoded by the exons ATGACGAGGCGCGCCTCCGGATTGGGTGCACCGCCTTTGGGCGTCCACGCCACCACCCTGACGGTCCCTTTGGCAGAACGTGTCTTTAGTTTGG CCTTCAATGACCTGGGCGCCTCGGAAGTGGATATGGGATTGCTGGCATTGGGTTTACGCACTCGCGTCGTTATCCTCCATGTTCGGGAAAGCGAGCCCAAGGCAGAGGGTCCAACCGCCCCCACCCTGACTTGGCACCTCGTGCGAGAG ATCAATCATGACGGGCGGATTCAAAGTTTGGCGTGGTCGCCCATGAGCTCAATGCTGGACAATCGCTTAATGCTGGCCACCGGGCACAAGGAAGTGCGGATCTTGTCGCTCGCCGAGGGCGATGAAGAGGTTCGATCCCTCATGGGCCACGCAGATTACGTCAATACGATAGCCTTTCAGCCCGAATCCGGCGAGCAAATCGCCTCCGGCAGCGATGACGGCACGCTCATTATGTGGAACACGCTCACCGGCCAACGGAACCATCTCTTTACCATGGCCTCACCCGTCATGGCCGTGGTTTGGAACAAGGCGGAGATGTCCAAGATCATG GCTGCGCAGAAGAATGGTCAGATCCACATTTTCAACGCTGTCACCTACCAT CCCATTATGAGCTTTGATGCGGGTTTGGGACCGTTATCGGCTGCAGATTGGAGCATTCGGAACCCCATGTTGGTAAGCGCCGCCATCCGATCCGTGATCTACGTGTGGAATCTCTCTCAAACGTCTCAGccgatttttaaaaaatcccTACTCGAAGAAGGAGTTCGACATTTGAAGTTTTCCAGCCGTCAAGATCACCTATTGGCCAGCTCGGGTCAGCCCAACTACACGGTTTCG GTAACCAATATTCGGTCTTCCACCGCCGTATTTTCTTCCGAAGGGGAACCCGTTGGAGGCTTGGCCTGGCATCCATTCTTGGACGTGTTG GCTGTCGGTAATGACGAGAAGCTGACATTACGACGGATTTCTAGTCGTTAA
- the LOC131889336 gene encoding nuclear envelope phosphatase-regulatory subunit 1-like: MEQVACEDLKAFERRLTEIIASAHPAAQRWRVVLLLASIGVAMGAFSWLSDPLTAEVSFWSSLMIHPFFSVSAVTILVLLLLGIHRRVVAPSIFVSRVREVLFDFAMDCDETGKLILRPRPATA, from the coding sequence ATGGAGCAAGTGGCGTGCGAGGACCTGAAGGCGTTCGAACGGCGTCTGACCGAGATCATTGCTTCCGCCCATCCCGCCGCCCAACGGTGGCGAGTGGTGCTGTTACTGGCCTCCATTGGTGTGGCCATGGGGGCCTTTTCTTGGCTAAGTGACCCCCTTACGGCCGAGGTGTCCTTTTGGTCGTCTCTGATGATCCACCCGTTCTTCAGCGTGTCGGCCGTGACTATCCTAGTGCTGTTGCTTTTGGGCATTCACCGTCGAGTGGTGGCCCCCTCTATATTTGTGTCACGTGTGCGCGAGGTACTCTTCGATTTCGCCATGGACTGTGACGAAACCGGCAAACTCATTCTTCGACCTCGACCCGCCACGGCCTGA
- the LOC131889333 gene encoding G protein-coupled receptor kinase 1-like: MADLEAVLADVSYLMAMEKSKCTPAARASKKIILPDPSVRSVMVKYLEKMGEIQFDKIFNQRLGYLLFKDFCQNVVQEPVPQFKFYEEIKKYEKIDSNEDRKRKAREIYDTFVMRELLSNSNLYCKSSAEQVQKNLGKAEIPQNLFEPYVEEIFAYLRGNIFQKFVESEKFTRFCQWKNLELNIQLSMNDFSVHRIIGRGGFGEVYGCRKADTGKMYAMKCLDKKRIKMKQGETLALNERIMLSLVSTGQDCPFIVCMTYAFHTPDKLCFILDLMNGGDLHYHLSQHGVFDENQMKFYAAEVILGLEHMHRRYIVYRDLKPANILLDEHGHVRISDLGLACDFSKKKPHASVGTHGYMAPEVLSKGTAYDSSADWFSFGCMLYKLLKGHSPFRQHKTKDKHEIDRMTLTMNVELPDTFSHELRTLLEGLLQRDVDKRLGCKGGGSDELKEHPFFRGVDWNQVYLQKYPPPLIPPRGEVNAADAFDIGSFDEEDTKGIKLTDQDQDLYKNFPLVISERWQSEVADTVFDTINHDFDKVEQKKKSKQKKFGTDEKDSDCILHGYIKKQGGPFGSAWQTRYAKLYPNRLELHSESSKPELTFMDQIEEINTDLIQVKSEQCIVLKTRDGSKIVLTNPDEIGLKEWSISLRTALKCSHELLSGLKKAGKIYGTVSDATSSTSAN; encoded by the exons ATGGCGGATTTGGAAGCGGTGTTGGCCGACGTATCCTATTTGATGGCCATGGAGAAGAGTAAATGTACTCCGGCTGCCCGAGCTTCCAAAAAGATTATTCTCCCTGATCCTAGTGTGCGGAGTGTCATGGTCAAGTACTTGGAGAAGATGGGCGAGATCCAATTTGATAAGATATTTAACCAACGCTTGGGCTATCTGCTATTTAAAGACTTTTGTCAGAATGTCGTACAAGAACCTGTGCCCCAGTTCAAGTTCTACGAGGAGATCAAAAAGTACGAGAAGATTGACAGCAACGAAGATCGGAAGCGAAAAGCTCGCGAGATCTACGACACATTCGTCATGAGGGAGTTGCtgtcaaattccaatttgtaTTGCAAAAGCTCGGCCGagcaagtgcaaaaaaatctcgGCAAGGCGGAGATCCCGCAAAACCTTTTTGAACCCTACGTGGAGGAGATTTTTGCCTACCTACGcggaaatatttttcaaaagtttgtgGAGAGTGAGAAGTTCACTCGTTTTTGTCAGTGGAAAAACCTTGAGCTCAACATCCAATTGAGTATGAACGATTTCTCGGTTCATCGCATCATAGGTCGTGGTGGCTTCGGAGAAGTGTACGGGTGCCGCAAGGCCGACACCGGCAAAATGTACGCGATGAAGTGTCTGGACAAGAAGCGGATTAAGATGAAACAGGGAGAGACGTTGGCGCTCAATGAGCGCATCATGTTGAGTTTGGTGAGCACAGGACAAGATTGCCCATTTATTGTGTGCATGACCTACGCTTTCCATACACCAGACAAGCTCTGTTTCATTTTGGATCTCATGAATGGCGGCGATCTCCACTACCACTTGTCGCAGCATGGTGTGTTTGACgaaaaccaaatgaaattctACGCAGCCGAAGTGATTTTGGGCCTTGAGCACATGCATCGACGATATATCGTTTACAG AGACCTCAAACCAGCCAACATCCTTTTAGACGAACATGGTCACGTTCGAATTTCTGACTTAGGCCTGGCCTGTGACTTCAGTAAGAAGAAGCCTCATGCCTCTGTGGGGACCCATGGGTACATGGCCCCCGAGGTGCTGTCCAAAGGAACGGCATACGATTCCAGCGCTGACTGGTTCAGTTTTGGATGCATGTTGTATAAACTATTGAAGGGCCATAGTCCATTCCGACAGCACAAAACAAAGGATAAACATGAAATTGACCGCATGACCCTCACCATGAACGTGGAACTGCCAGACACTTTTTCTCACGAGCTTCGAACGCTTCTAGAGGGCCTCCTGCAA AGGGACGTCGATAAGCGATTGGGCTGTAAAGGGGGAGGCTCCGATGAACTGAAAGAACATCCGTTTTTTCGTGGCGTCGACTGGAATCAGGTctatcttcaaaaatatcctccGCCCTTGATCCCTCCGCGTGGCGAGGTGAATGCAGCCGATGCATTTGATATTGGATCATTCGACGAAGAGGATACGAAAG GAATAAAATTGACGGACCAGGACCAAGATCTGTACAAGAATTTTCCTTTAGTGATATCCGAACGATGGCAATCTGAAGTGGCCGATACAGTGTTTGATACGATTAATCATgactttgataaagttgagcaaaaaaagaagtcgaAGCAGAAAAAATTCGGCACCGACGAAAAAGACTCGGACTGCATTCTACATGGGTACATCAAAAAGCAAGGCGGCCCTTTTGGATCTGCTTGGCAAACGCGCTATGCTAAGTTGTACCCTAATCGCCTTGAATTGCACTCGGAAAGTAGCAAGCCCGAGTTGACATTTATGGATCAAATCGAGGAGATCAACACAGACTTGATCCAGGTCAAAAGCGAACAATGCATTGTACTGAAAACGCGAGATGGTAGTAAGATCGTGCTCACCAATCCCGACGAAATTGGCTTAAAGGAATGGTCAATCTCACTACGAACGGCTTTGAAGTGCTCCCATGAGCTTCTTTCGGGTTTGAAAAAGGCTGGAAAGATTTATGGGACCGTTTCGGATGCCACGAGTTCAACAAGTGCCAACTGA
- the LOC131889499 gene encoding uncharacterized protein LOC131889499, which translates to MSAIRCHYEVLGVDRKVEADELKKRYRKLALQCHPDKNPEDPEAAKILFQSIQQAYEVLSDPQERAWYDAHREAILKHGGIGSGAEVQVDGVDLFPYFNSSAYCGFDDESGSFYAVYDKLFETLNGEDQAYSDSVLNYPRFGGSQSESWPTFYDFFSAYSTPRSYAWLDQYDTRQAENRRVARLMEKENKKLRDEAKRERNQLVRELVKFIRKRDRRVQLFNQQLELKAAENARKTAELRQRHLDERASLLAAAALQSQNAAGSLHLDSLESQLTAIENQYHSDQEEDNFCVACNKQFRNEKAFKSHIKQKKHQDNVQILRDILTEEEKRDLGVDVAITDQLSDPVDDDSPATSPIPPSGPPAGLPPDNTTLKLDPHGNNGMSKPTVASKKKARRKGSKKGEPSSTAATSKGAASLVPVDPALDRTKTCSVCQSSFPSKNKLYQHLKSSNHAVYVGSFNDLGASEVDMGLLALGLRTRVVILHVRESEPKAEGPTAPTLTWHLVREINHDGRIQSLAWSPMSSMLDNRLMLATGHKEVRILSLAEGDEEVRSLMGHADYVNTIAFQPESGEQIASGSDDGTLIMWNTLTGQRNHLFTMASPVMAVVWNKAEMSKIMAAQKNGQIHIFNAVTYHPIMSFDAGLGPLSAADWSIRNPMLVSAAIRSVIYVWNLSQTSQPIFKKSLLEEGVRHLKFSSRQDHLLASSGQPNYTVSVTNIRSSTAVFSSEGEPVGGLAWHPFLDVLAVVSSSVLELGRCHVHHRHRQEPKETQRTSENIPRYWEADYPIIRLLTIRSDMGLLSEGRPLEWSETQSHANHVRQHGIVQFIRMFREIEQRQGDVLKWGDEIEYNVIHLDPNQQVARVSLRAQELLRQLQEPELAGQSNLPSLWRPEYAAYMVEGTPGVPYGGSLDQFNTVEKNMNNRRNEVRALLLPQEKIYSMSIFPRLGCPPFTEPVAYPDPEKSFTKSLFWPNEATYQGHPRFRTLTRNIRERRGEKVAIHVPLFPDDRTNMTEDLDNGVDPAHAKAGHIYMDAMGFGMGLSCLQVTFQACHLDEAKVLYDQLTPVCPIFLALTASSPMFRGLLADVDCRWDIISAAVDDRKAEERDPSHPQYISKSRYASVSSYLSRCALKYPYNDIKLAHDPAVYEQLRQNGIDELMAKHISHIFVRDTVSLFSEKVDQDDSKDTDHFENIQSTNWQSMRFKPPPPNSNIGWRVEFRPCELQLTDFENAAMVCFVVLLTRAILSFNYNLLIPISLVDVNMKRAQKRDAVLNQKFFFRTNMTTTCEEHKDPVVEEMTLDEIVNGCPAKQYLGLLPIVQEYLKDQEIDSSTMCTLSNYWKLIKLRSTGALKTNAKFMRDFVLSHPNYGQDSKVSEKIQFDLLTHLDRVQTGEMKAPTLLADLRYVTAKAE; encoded by the exons ATGAGTGCCATTCGATGCCATTACGAAGTACTGGGCGTGGATCGCAAAGTTGAGGCTGATGAGCTCAAGAAACGCTACCGGAAACTGGCCTTGCAGTGTCACCCAGACAAGAATCCCGAGGATCCTGAGGCGGCCAAGATATTATTCCAATCCATCCAACAAGCGTACGAAGTGCTGTCCGATCCGCAAGAGCGCGCTTGGTACGACGCCCATCGGGAGGCTATCCTCAAACACGGCGGGATAGGATCTGGAGCGGAGGTTCAAGTGGACGGGGTGGATCTGTTCCCCTACTTTAATTCTTCGGCCTATTGCGGATTTGACGATGAGTCCGGAAGCTTCTACGCTGTCTACGATAAGCTCTTCGAGACGCTGAATGGCGAGGATCAAGCCTACAGCGACTCCGTGCTCAACTATCCACGCTTCGGAGGTTCGCAGAGCGAGAGTTGGCCCACCTTCTACGATTTCTTTTCCGCTTATAGCACGCCTCGTTCGTACGCCTGGCTAGACCAGTACGACACCCGGCAAGCTGAGAATCGACGGGTGGCCCGACTCATGGAGAAAGAGAATAAGAAGCTACGCGACGAGGCTAAAAGAGAGCGCAATCAGTTGGTACGAGAGCTGGTCAAGTTCATCCGAAAGCGCGACCGACGGGTCCAACTCTTCAATCAGCAGCTGGAGCTCAAGGCGGCGGAGAATGCGCGGAAGACTGCTGAACTCCGGCAACGGCATCTCGATGAGCGGGCCTCCTTGTTGGCCGCCGCCGCATTGCAGAGCCAGAATGCGGCCGGTTCGCTCCATTTGGACAGCCTAGAAAGTCAGTTGACGGCCATTGAAAACCAGTACCACTCTGATCAGGAGGAAGACAACTTTTGTGTAGCCTGTAACAAGCAATTCCGCAATGAGAAGGCCTTCAAAAGCCACATAAAACAGAAGAAGCATCAAGACAACGTCCAAATCCTGCGAGATATTCTGACCGAGGAGGAGAAACGTGATTTAGGCGTGGATGTGGCCATAACAGATCAGCTGAGTGACCCCGTGGATGACGACAGTCCGGCCACCTCGCCCATCCCACCGTCAGGCCCTCCCGCGGGTCTTCCCCCCGATAACACTACTCTCAAATTGGACCCGCACGGAAACAATGGCATGTCCAAGCCCACGGTAGCGTCCAAGAAAAAAGCTCGCCGAAAAGGAAGCAAGAAAGGTGAGCCGTCCTCGACTGCGGCCACCTCGAAAGGAGCGGCTAGCCTCGTGCCCGTCGATCCCGCCCTCGATCGGACCAAAACGTGTTCCGTGTGTCAAAGCAGTTTTCCCTCCAAGAATAAACTCTACCAACATCTCAAATCGTCCAATCACGCCGTGTACGTGGGCT CCTTCAATGACCTGGGCGCCTCGGAAGTGGATATGGGATTGCTGGCATTGGGTTTACGCACTCGCGTCGTTATCCTCCATGTTCGGGAAAGCGAGCCCAAGGCAGAGGGTCCAACCGCCCCCACCCTGACTTGGCACCTCGTGCGAGAG ATCAATCATGACGGGCGGATTCAAAGTTTGGCGTGGTCGCCCATGAGCTCAATGCTGGACAATCGCTTAATGCTGGCCACCGGGCACAAGGAAGTGCGGATCTTGTCGCTCGCCGAGGGCGATGAAGAGGTTCGATCCCTCATGGGCCACGCAGATTACGTCAATACGATAGCCTTTCAGCCCGAATCCGGCGAGCAAATCGCCTCCGGCAGCGATGACGGCACGCTCATTATGTGGAACACGCTCACCGGCCAACGGAACCATCTCTTTACCATGGCCTCACCCGTCATGGCCGTGGTTTGGAACAAGGCGGAGATGTCCAAGATCATG GCTGCGCAGAAGAATGGTCAGATCCACATTTTCAACGCTGTCACCTACCAT CCCATTATGAGCTTTGATGCGGGTTTGGGACCGTTATCGGCTGCAGATTGGAGCATTCGGAACCCCATGTTGGTAAGCGCCGCCATCCGATCCGTGATCTACGTGTGGAATCTCTCTCAAACGTCTCAGccgatttttaaaaaatcccTACTCGAAGAAGGAGTTCGACATTTGAAGTTTTCCAGCCGTCAAGATCACCTATTGGCCAGCTCGGGTCAGCCCAACTACACGGTTTCG GTAACCAATATTCGGTCTTCCACCGCCGTATTTTCTTCCGAAGGGGAACCCGTTGGAGGCTTGGCCTGGCATCCATTCTTGGACGTGTTG GCTGTCG TGAGCAGTTCAGTGCTTGAACTCGGTCGGTGTCACGTGCATCATCGACATCGACAAGAGCCGAAAGAGACGCAAAGAACGAGCGAAAATATTCCGAGATATTGGGAGGCGGATTATCCAATCATCCGATTACTAACCATTAGATCAGACATGGGACTATTAAGTGAAGGCAGACCTTTGGAGTGGAGCGAGACCCAGTCCCACGCCAATCATGTCCGCCAGCATGGGATCGTTCAATTCATTCGGATGTTTCGCGAGATCGAGCAACGCCAAGGCGATGTGCTCAAATGGGGCGACGAGATTGAGTATAATGTGATCCACCTGGACCCCAACCAACAAGTGGCCCGCGTCTCTCTACGCGCCCAAGAGCTGCTCCGACAATTGCAAGAGCCGGAATTGGCCGGTCAATCGAATTTGCCCTCACTCTGGCGACCCGAATACGCCGCTTACATGGTGGAAGGCACCCCCG GCGTTCCTTATGGAGGATCATTGGATCAATTCAATacagtggaaaaaaatatgaacaacCGTCGAAACGAAGTGCGCGCTTTGCTCCTACCCCAAGAGAAGATCTATTCGATGTCCATCTTTCCTCGGTTAGGCTGCCCGCCATTCACAGAACCCGTGGCTTATCCTGATCCAGAAAAGAGTTTTACCAAGTCTTTATTTTGGCCGAACGAGGCCACCTATCAAGGTCATCCCCGGTTCAGAACCCTTACCCGAAACATTCGCGAGCGACGCGGAGAGAAGGTGGCCATCCATGTGCCATTGTTCCCGGATGATCGGACCAACATGACAGAAGATCTCGATAACGGAGTCGACCCGGCCCATGCCAAGGCGGGGCACATTTACATGGATGCCATGGGTTTTGGCATGGGATTGTCATGCTTGCAAGTCACCTTTCAAGCCTGTCATTTGGACGAGGCCAAGGTGCTTTATGATCAACTCACACCGGTGTGTCCAATCTTTTTGGCATTGACAGCCTCTTCACCCATGTTCAG AGGTCTGTTAGCAGATGTGGATTGCCGTTGGGACATCATTTCAGCCGCCGTAGATGATCGCAAAGCCGAGGAGAGGGATCCCTCTCATCCTCAATACATATCAAAATCTCGTTATGCTTCTGTGAGTAGCTACCTGTCTCGATGCGCACTCAAATATCCCTATAATGACATCAAATTGGCCCATGATCCCGCCGTGTACGAGCAACTCCGGCAAAATGGCATCGATGAGCTCATGGCCAAGCACATCAGTCATATTTTCGTCCG tgaCACGGTTTCCTTGTTCAGTGAGAAAGTCGATCAAGATGATAGCAAGGATACggatcattttgaaaacatccAATCCACCAATTGGCAATCCATGCGGTTCAAACCACCTCCGCCCAACTCAAACATTGGATGGCGGGTCGAGTTTCGGCCTTGCGAGCTCCAGTTGACCGACTTTGAGAATGCGGCCATGGTTTGCTTTGTAGTGTTGCTCACTAGAGCGATTTTGAGCTTCAACTACAACCTCTTGATACCGATTTCACTCGTAGACGTGAACATGAAAAGGGCTCAAAAACGAGACGCCGTTCTCAATCAGAAGTTCTTTTTTCGCACCAACATGACGACCACGTGTGAGGAGCATAAAGATCCGGTTGTGGAAGAAATGACCTTAGATGAAATCGTCAATGGTTGCCCGGCCAAGCAATACTTGGGTCTCTTACCGATTGTTCAGGAATATCTCAAGGACCAAGAGATCGATTCCTCCACCATGTGCACTTTGTCCAATTACTGGAAACTCATCAAGCTCCGTTCCACGGGAGCCTTGAAGACCAACGCTAAATTTATGCGGGATTTCGTTCTATCTCATCCAAATTACGGTCAAGATTCGAAAGTGAGCGAGAAAATCCAATTCGACCTACTCACGCATTTAGATCGGGTTCAAACGGGCGAGATGAAGGCGCCCACACTCTTGGCCGACTTACGTTACGTGACGGCCAAAGCCGAGTGA